A window of Nitrosopumilus sp. b3 contains these coding sequences:
- a CDS encoding pyridoxamine 5'-phosphate oxidase family protein: MITHEIKDFLDLQKLGYVATVNSDGAPNLSPKGTIVGWTDKTLAFADIRSPDTMNNLQTNPHVEINVIDPLVRKGYLFKGEAQIIRDKILFEKILNHYRDKGVKSPINSIVLVTVSDVSKVTSPLYDLGISEGEIKSKWKKHFANL; the protein is encoded by the coding sequence GTGATTACCCACGAAATTAAGGATTTTTTAGATCTTCAAAAGCTTGGTTATGTTGCAACTGTAAACTCTGATGGTGCTCCTAATCTTTCACCAAAGGGAACTATTGTTGGATGGACTGACAAAACATTGGCTTTTGCTGACATTCGCTCCCCTGACACAATGAATAATTTACAAACAAACCCTCATGTGGAGATTAATGTGATTGATCCACTAGTACGAAAAGGTTATTTGTTTAAGGGTGAGGCTCAAATAATTCGCGATAAGATACTGTTTGAGAAAATCCTCAATCATTATAGGGATAAGGGTGTCAAGAGCCCAATTAATTCGATTGTTCTCGTGACTGTCTCAGATGTTTCTAAAGTTACGTCCCCCTTGTACGATTTGGGAATCTCTGAGGGAGAAATAAAATCAAAATGGAAAAAACATTTTGCGAATCTATGA
- a CDS encoding DNA repair protein, translated as MGLFGKKKDEEAETISQSSEEYVLKEELESEVEKLQQEYRSKQTELDTITEKIQSVKKEYDSTVGNLMLVKKELNQKKMEHDIIQRECKEMAERVKNAEKIKDSKSIEEFKQTEENLEKLKQELSEFTKKQDEIKEEVEQGKIELHNIRKQQIDAQKELDEANSRLYNAKEELNKKEQFQDTDVLTPKEKEFIAGEKSSDKSSAGIIEAASAVVGSLKSKLSMTEKELETVQLLLEKEREDHQETKKELDEIKALSKKLEES; from the coding sequence ATGGGACTTTTTGGTAAGAAGAAAGACGAGGAAGCAGAGACAATATCTCAAAGCAGTGAAGAGTATGTCCTAAAAGAAGAATTAGAATCAGAAGTAGAAAAATTACAGCAAGAGTACAGGTCAAAACAGACAGAATTAGATACCATTACAGAAAAAATTCAATCAGTAAAAAAAGAGTATGATTCTACAGTTGGAAATTTAATGCTAGTCAAAAAAGAACTCAATCAAAAAAAGATGGAGCATGACATTATTCAGAGAGAATGCAAGGAGATGGCAGAGAGGGTAAAAAATGCAGAGAAGATTAAAGATTCAAAATCAATTGAAGAATTCAAGCAAACAGAAGAGAACTTGGAAAAACTAAAGCAAGAACTATCTGAATTTACAAAAAAACAAGACGAGATAAAAGAAGAAGTCGAGCAAGGAAAAATAGAATTACACAACATAAGAAAGCAACAAATCGACGCTCAAAAGGAATTAGATGAGGCAAATTCAAGACTGTATAACGCAAAAGAAGAACTAAATAAAAAAGAGCAATTCCAAGACACCGATGTTTTAACCCCTAAAGAAAAAGAGTTTATCGCAGGAGAAAAATCAAGTGATAAAAGCTCTGCAGGAATAATTGAAGCTGCAAGTGCGGTAGTGGGTTCATTAAAATCAAAACTTAGCATGACAGAAAAAGAATTAGAAACAGTTCAACTACTCTTAGAAAAAGAAAGAGAAGACCATCAAGAAACAAAAAAAGAATTAGATGAAATCAAAGCATTGTCTAAAAAACTAGAAGAATCATAG
- the lysS gene encoding lysine--tRNA ligase: MSEQKIIGKGTWIDKLASELIEREKSLGRNLDIIRVESGLGASGVPHIGSLGDAVRAYGVKLALENFGYKSDLIAYSDDLDGLRKIPEGFPDSLEEHLAKPVSLIPDPYGCHDSYGMHMSSILLDGLDKVGIKYEFRRAVDTYKKGLLQEQIHTILQNSTKIGDKISDLVGQEKYQKYLPYFPVCANCSRLYTAEATEYIADEKKVKYHCHDAEIGSKMIKGCGHQGEADITKDLGKLAWKVEFAARWAAFDIRFEAYGKDIMDSVKVNDWVADEILGFPHPHHVKYEMFLDKGGKKISKSLGNVITAQKWLEFGSPKSILLLLYKRITGARELGFEDIPSLMTEYNELEDIYFGRIKVDNQAKLTKSKGLYEYVNLLDPPKQSATHVNYRLLIELAKIFKENRAERVMKKLLDYGVIKNPEPEIEKLIELAGNYSNEFDEQEKIQVDLDDTTRKALKILVDELGGEAEPEDIQNTIYQIAKSNDIQPKDFFKILYQIILGTSRGPKIGPFISDIGRKQVAKTLSEYV; the protein is encoded by the coding sequence ATGTCTGAACAGAAAATTATTGGAAAAGGAACTTGGATAGATAAACTAGCTTCAGAATTAATTGAACGTGAAAAATCACTTGGAAGGAACTTAGACATTATAAGAGTAGAAAGTGGTCTTGGAGCATCAGGTGTTCCACATATTGGAAGTTTAGGTGATGCAGTAAGAGCTTACGGCGTCAAACTTGCACTGGAGAATTTTGGTTACAAATCAGATTTAATTGCATATTCAGATGACCTTGACGGATTACGAAAAATTCCCGAGGGATTCCCTGATTCTCTTGAAGAGCACTTAGCAAAGCCAGTTTCATTGATTCCTGATCCTTATGGATGTCACGATTCGTATGGAATGCATATGAGCAGTATTCTTTTAGATGGACTAGACAAAGTTGGAATAAAATATGAATTTAGAAGAGCAGTGGATACTTACAAGAAGGGATTACTTCAAGAACAAATCCACACAATATTACAAAACAGTACAAAGATTGGAGATAAGATTTCAGATCTTGTAGGACAAGAGAAATATCAAAAATATTTACCATATTTTCCAGTTTGTGCAAATTGTAGTCGCCTATACACAGCAGAAGCTACAGAATACATTGCAGACGAGAAGAAAGTCAAATATCATTGCCATGATGCAGAAATCGGCTCAAAAATGATCAAAGGGTGCGGTCACCAAGGGGAGGCAGACATTACAAAGGACTTGGGAAAACTAGCATGGAAGGTAGAATTTGCTGCAAGATGGGCAGCATTTGACATTAGATTTGAAGCATATGGAAAAGACATCATGGATTCAGTAAAAGTAAATGACTGGGTTGCAGATGAAATTTTAGGATTCCCACATCCACATCATGTAAAATATGAAATGTTCTTAGACAAAGGAGGAAAGAAAATTTCAAAATCACTTGGAAATGTAATTACAGCACAAAAATGGTTAGAGTTTGGCAGTCCCAAGTCAATTCTATTATTATTATACAAAAGAATCACAGGTGCTAGAGAATTGGGATTTGAAGATATTCCATCATTAATGACTGAATACAATGAATTAGAAGACATTTACTTTGGACGAATCAAGGTAGACAACCAGGCAAAACTTACAAAATCAAAAGGGCTCTATGAGTATGTAAATCTCCTAGATCCCCCAAAACAATCTGCGACACATGTAAACTATAGACTATTAATTGAACTTGCAAAAATATTCAAAGAAAACAGAGCTGAAAGAGTAATGAAGAAATTACTTGATTATGGAGTTATAAAAAACCCAGAACCTGAAATAGAGAAACTCATAGAACTTGCAGGGAATTATTCAAATGAATTTGATGAGCAAGAAAAAATTCAAGTTGATTTAGACGATACGACAAGAAAAGCACTAAAAATTTTAGTAGATGAACTTGGAGGAGAAGCAGAACCTGAGGATATTCAAAATACAATATACCAAATTGCAAAATCAAATGATATCCAACCAAAGGATTTCTTCAAAATACTCTACCAAATAATTCTCGGGACATCAAGAGGACCAAAGATAGGACCATTCATTTCAGACATCGGAAGAAAGCAAGTAGCAAAAACACTTTCAGAGTATGTTTAG
- a CDS encoding tRNA uridine(34) 5-carboxymethylaminomethyl modification radical SAM/GNAT enzyme Elp3 translates to MSNLDPVLSKACSEITQNLLTINEPSKKQVKEEIIKICTKYALERIPRNYEILSMAKESDFNKLRKVLLRKPAKTASGVSVVALMPKPYACPHGRCTYCPGGIEYNSPNSYTGKEPSSLNAIENEFDPKLQITSKIKKLISFGHDPSKMEVVIVGGTFLFMPKDYQENFIKSCYDALNGTDSKTLEEAKSNNEHAAIRNVGFTIETKPDYCKKEHVDLMLNYGITRIEIGVQSLQERVYQIVNRGHNYKDVVESFQISKDAGYKIVAHMMPGLPTMTPEGDIVDFKKLFSDSQLRPDMLKIYPSLVIENTPLYEEYKQGKYIPYSDEDMIKVLTEVKKDIPKWVRIMRIQREISPKEIIAGPKSGNLRQIVHQNLAKQGLVCKCIRCREAGLSNKKSDPKDVKLKRIDYDSSGGKEIFLSYEDKNESIYGFLRLRKPSSEAHRDEVGKDSCIVREIHVYGKSLKLGEKEENEIQHTGLGKNLMQEAEKISKEEFDAKKILVISAVGTREYYQKLGYSLYGPYMSKTLN, encoded by the coding sequence ATGAGTAATCTAGACCCCGTATTATCAAAGGCATGTAGTGAAATTACTCAGAATCTTCTAACAATTAATGAACCAAGTAAAAAACAGGTGAAAGAAGAAATCATAAAAATTTGCACCAAATATGCTCTAGAAAGAATTCCGAGAAATTATGAAATTCTATCAATGGCAAAAGAATCAGATTTTAACAAATTAAGAAAAGTACTGCTAAGAAAACCAGCAAAGACTGCATCAGGGGTATCAGTTGTTGCATTGATGCCTAAACCATACGCATGTCCACATGGAAGATGTACATATTGTCCAGGCGGAATAGAATACAATTCTCCAAATAGCTATACTGGAAAAGAGCCATCATCACTTAATGCAATTGAAAACGAGTTTGATCCTAAATTACAAATCACTTCAAAAATTAAAAAACTAATTTCGTTTGGACATGATCCATCCAAAATGGAAGTTGTGATTGTAGGTGGAACTTTTCTTTTCATGCCAAAAGACTATCAAGAAAATTTCATCAAGTCATGCTATGATGCACTAAATGGAACAGATTCAAAAACTTTGGAAGAGGCCAAATCAAATAATGAGCATGCTGCAATCAGAAACGTAGGATTTACAATTGAAACAAAACCAGATTATTGTAAAAAAGAACACGTAGATTTAATGCTAAACTACGGAATTACAAGAATAGAGATTGGCGTGCAATCACTACAAGAACGAGTTTATCAAATAGTGAACAGAGGGCATAATTACAAAGATGTTGTAGAATCATTTCAAATTTCTAAAGATGCAGGATACAAAATTGTGGCACACATGATGCCAGGATTACCAACAATGACTCCAGAAGGAGACATTGTAGATTTTAAAAAACTATTTTCAGATTCACAACTACGTCCAGATATGCTGAAAATTTATCCATCATTAGTTATTGAAAACACCCCACTCTATGAAGAATACAAACAAGGAAAATACATTCCATATTCAGATGAAGACATGATCAAAGTTTTAACAGAAGTAAAAAAGGACATTCCAAAATGGGTCAGAATTATGAGAATACAAAGAGAGATATCACCCAAAGAAATTATTGCAGGTCCAAAATCAGGTAACCTAAGACAGATTGTTCATCAGAATTTAGCCAAGCAGGGTCTAGTATGCAAATGTATTAGATGCAGAGAAGCAGGACTATCAAACAAAAAATCAGATCCAAAAGATGTGAAACTAAAGAGGATTGATTATGATTCATCCGGAGGAAAAGAAATATTCCTATCTTATGAGGACAAAAATGAGTCAATTTACGGATTTTTGAGACTAAGAAAACCAAGCAGTGAAGCTCACAGAGACGAAGTGGGTAAAGATAGTTGCATTGTAAGAGAAATCCACGTGTATGGAAAATCCTTAAAGCTTGGAGAAAAAGAAGAAAACGAAATACAGCATACAGGTCTTGGAAAAAATCTAATGCAAGAAGCTGAAAAGATATCCAAAGAAGAGTTCGATGCAAAGAAGATTCTAGTGATTAGTGCCGTTGGTACAAGAGAATATTATCAAAAATTAGGGTATTCGTTATATGGGCCATACATGTCCAAGACATTGAATTAG
- a CDS encoding DUF6659 family protein, with protein sequence MEELAVNYKDLTKQVLNLQPQVKFAAVANVKGEIVAGGHKENVEQLLVGDDSKMSIHYSLQKRDIYTNLAYKIGKERSAITEFEKAAIISIPINSNELFLVRTDKGADYRKIIDFVYSKLDPQKYIHEEMSMIKNEIEKLKNLKEIKTAAKKKAVKRKPARKTAAKKKAVKRKPARKNVKPKRKTNRQK encoded by the coding sequence GTGGAAGAGTTGGCGGTTAATTACAAAGATTTAACAAAACAAGTTCTAAATCTGCAACCACAAGTAAAGTTTGCAGCAGTTGCTAATGTCAAAGGTGAAATTGTTGCTGGAGGGCATAAAGAAAATGTCGAGCAACTACTAGTTGGGGATGACAGTAAGATGTCAATTCATTATTCATTACAAAAAAGAGACATCTATACTAATTTGGCATACAAAATTGGCAAAGAAAGATCAGCAATTACAGAATTTGAAAAAGCTGCAATCATTAGCATTCCAATAAATTCCAATGAATTGTTTTTGGTTCGTACAGATAAAGGAGCAGATTATAGGAAAATTATAGACTTTGTTTATTCAAAACTAGATCCTCAAAAATATATTCATGAAGAGATGAGCATGATAAAAAATGAGATAGAGAAATTAAAAAATCTCAAAGAGATCAAGACTGCAGCAAAGAAAAAGGCGGTAAAGAGAAAGCCAGCTAGAAAGACTGCAGCAAAGAAAAAGGCGGTAAAGAGAAAGCCAGCTAGAAAGAATGTCAAACCAAAAAGAAAAACAAATAGACAAAAATAG
- a CDS encoding cation:proton antiporter has translation MAEAHLIETIIGIGILLFAAKLMAELFLRLKLPIVLGELLAGMIVGPFALGAFFVVDGRQLLQINDEIRILGEMGAIVILFMAGLEMTPKEFLKGGKASFTVGSLGVIVPFFAGLVVFQMFGFDALQSMLIATALTATSIAISIQVLSEFGKIKTPEARLIIGAAVVDDILAIAVLSVVSSIAGSGGGVEDIEISQVVITILQVLGFFAIMLVVAVVVIPKIITPRLWKAKGSVEGIATASFFGAAALAGSIGLSPIVGAFAVGMALSTTKVFEKVENYIGKVGLIFAPLFFAIIGAQVDLRAVDLNVLMLSGIVIVVAVVTKLFGCGLPAILFLKNKQQGMRVGIGMISRGEVGLIVAGVGVTAGILTSEVYSTIIIMVAVTTIITPLWLKMEYRKEQKSNSGAAEQSIEHKPE, from the coding sequence ATGGCAGAAGCACATCTAATTGAGACAATTATCGGTATAGGCATTCTTCTTTTTGCAGCTAAACTAATGGCAGAACTTTTCCTTAGATTAAAACTTCCAATTGTTTTAGGAGAACTTTTGGCAGGAATGATAGTAGGACCGTTTGCGCTTGGAGCATTTTTTGTTGTTGACGGCAGACAATTACTTCAGATCAACGATGAGATAAGAATTCTAGGAGAGATGGGTGCAATTGTAATTTTGTTCATGGCAGGATTAGAAATGACTCCAAAAGAATTCCTCAAAGGAGGGAAAGCATCTTTCACGGTTGGGTCACTTGGAGTAATAGTTCCATTTTTTGCAGGTCTTGTAGTTTTTCAAATGTTTGGATTTGACGCATTGCAATCAATGCTTATCGCAACAGCACTAACTGCTACTAGCATTGCAATATCAATTCAAGTTCTAAGTGAATTTGGTAAAATAAAAACACCAGAAGCAAGACTCATCATAGGTGCAGCAGTAGTAGACGACATTCTAGCAATTGCAGTATTATCAGTAGTATCATCCATTGCAGGATCAGGTGGAGGCGTTGAAGACATAGAGATTAGTCAGGTAGTAATTACAATATTACAAGTACTAGGATTCTTTGCAATAATGCTAGTTGTTGCAGTAGTTGTAATTCCAAAAATTATCACACCAAGATTATGGAAAGCAAAAGGGAGTGTAGAAGGAATTGCAACTGCATCGTTCTTTGGAGCAGCAGCGCTTGCAGGATCCATAGGACTATCACCGATTGTCGGGGCATTTGCAGTAGGAATGGCATTATCAACTACCAAAGTATTTGAAAAAGTAGAAAATTATATTGGAAAGGTTGGATTAATTTTTGCACCGCTATTCTTTGCCATCATTGGTGCACAGGTGGACCTAAGGGCAGTAGATTTGAATGTGTTAATGTTGAGTGGAATAGTTATCGTAGTTGCAGTTGTGACAAAATTGTTTGGTTGCGGTCTACCAGCAATACTATTTTTGAAAAATAAACAGCAAGGAATGCGAGTTGGAATTGGGATGATTTCTAGAGGAGAAGTCGGACTAATTGTTGCAGGTGTAGGAGTAACAGCAGGAATTCTCACATCAGAGGTATACTCTACAATTATCATCATGGTAGCAGTAACAACTATCATCACACCGTTATGGTTAAAGATGGAATACAGAAAAGAGCAAAAAAGTAATTCTGGTGCAGCCGAGCAAAGTATTGAGCATAAACCAGAATAA
- the purM gene encoding phosphoribosylformylglycinamidine cyclo-ligase, which produces MALTYKKAGVDISKIKQSQQAIGKLIASTHKLQKKAKIAHGFGHYAGIVEIPGGKLLATHTDGVGTKVVIANMMKKYNTIGIDCVAMNVNDIICIGATPISFVDYIAANKNDVTIFKKIVEGLVKGAKKSSMPIVGGETAIMPDVIEGKGFAFDLAGMVVGLVERKNLVLGNKIKSGDVIIGANSTGIHSNGYSLARKAILGKYSVKDKVKGVGKIGDALLKPTEIYTNPVLEIIQKCKVNGLAHITGGAFTKLLRLKNIGYEIDSLPKIPPIMGLVEEQGVKPDEMYKTFNMGVGFCVIAPKNQETRIKSIFKKHKISSQEIGQIVSKKGVFVNSIKIA; this is translated from the coding sequence ATGGCCCTAACCTACAAAAAAGCAGGAGTGGACATTTCTAAAATTAAACAGAGTCAACAAGCAATAGGGAAACTAATTGCATCAACTCACAAGCTTCAGAAAAAAGCAAAGATAGCTCATGGGTTTGGACATTATGCAGGAATTGTAGAGATTCCAGGAGGAAAACTATTGGCAACTCATACAGACGGTGTTGGAACCAAAGTAGTAATTGCAAACATGATGAAAAAATACAACACCATAGGAATTGATTGTGTTGCAATGAATGTTAATGACATAATCTGTATTGGTGCAACACCAATTTCATTTGTAGATTATATTGCTGCAAACAAAAATGATGTAACAATATTCAAAAAAATTGTAGAAGGATTGGTAAAAGGTGCAAAGAAATCTTCAATGCCAATAGTTGGAGGAGAGACTGCAATAATGCCTGATGTAATTGAAGGAAAAGGATTTGCATTTGATTTGGCAGGAATGGTTGTAGGACTGGTTGAGAGAAAAAATTTGGTGTTAGGAAATAAAATAAAATCAGGAGATGTAATTATTGGTGCAAACAGCACAGGAATTCATTCAAACGGATACTCACTTGCAAGAAAAGCGATCTTAGGAAAATATTCTGTCAAAGACAAAGTTAAAGGAGTTGGAAAAATAGGAGACGCATTACTAAAGCCTACTGAGATATACACAAATCCGGTTCTTGAAATAATTCAAAAATGCAAAGTAAATGGTCTGGCACATATTACTGGGGGTGCATTTACCAAACTATTACGCCTCAAAAACATAGGATATGAGATTGATTCGCTACCAAAAATTCCACCAATAATGGGATTGGTGGAAGAGCAGGGAGTAAAGCCTGATGAAATGTACAAGACTTTCAACATGGGGGTAGGGTTCTGCGTAATAGCACCAAAAAACCAGGAAACAAGAATCAAATCAATCTTCAAAAAACACAAAATATCAAGTCAAGAGATAGGACAAATAGTTTCCAAGAAAGGAGTTTTTGTAAACTCGATAAAAATTGCTTAA
- a CDS encoding PAC2 family protein, producing the protein MQKEFPEAEVFEIKKAELNSPIIFAGFVGAGLVGPLAINHIIEKLEMQQIGVMRSKYLPPSTVFMRGRLRHPFRFYANQDGTICAIICEITLRMEGLYYLVESILDWAAQKGSKEIVILDGVASTEHDEKAYCAAEEDLVRTMAEKDISMIPQGFITGIPGGILNECLVREIKGVTLLAKANKVAPDSGAAATLIEAINRFYDMDIDTKQLQDEKDRIHTEFSELSQKYVEHREEIAGMYM; encoded by the coding sequence GTGCAGAAAGAATTTCCAGAAGCCGAAGTCTTTGAGATAAAGAAAGCAGAATTAAATAGCCCAATAATTTTTGCAGGGTTTGTAGGAGCAGGCCTAGTAGGCCCTCTTGCAATAAACCATATTATTGAAAAACTAGAGATGCAACAAATAGGGGTGATGAGATCAAAATATTTACCACCATCAACAGTATTCATGAGAGGAAGATTACGTCACCCATTCCGATTTTATGCAAATCAAGATGGAACGATTTGTGCAATAATTTGTGAGATAACTTTGAGAATGGAAGGATTGTATTATTTAGTGGAATCAATTTTAGACTGGGCAGCACAAAAAGGATCAAAAGAAATTGTAATTCTAGACGGGGTTGCAAGTACAGAGCATGATGAGAAAGCATATTGTGCAGCTGAAGAAGATTTGGTTAGAACTATGGCAGAGAAAGATATCAGTATGATTCCCCAAGGATTCATCACAGGAATTCCAGGAGGAATACTAAATGAATGCCTAGTAAGAGAAATCAAAGGAGTGACACTACTAGCAAAAGCAAACAAAGTGGCACCTGATTCAGGTGCTGCAGCCACACTAATTGAGGCCATAAATCGATTCTATGACATGGATATCGATACAAAACAACTCCAAGATGAAAAAGATAGAATTCACACAGAGTTTAGTGAGTTATCTCAGAAATATGTGGAGCACAGAGAAGAGATAGCTGGAATGTATATGTGA